A portion of the Hominilimicola fabiformis genome contains these proteins:
- the rnpM gene encoding RNase P modulator RnpM yields MKHIPQRMCVACRKMYPQNELIRLVRDNKTGEIKFDCDKKLFGRGAYICKNIDCIRNAEKKRGIERHFKCAVPKELYKAAEELI; encoded by the coding sequence ATGAAGCACATACCACAAAGGATGTGCGTTGCGTGCAGAAAAATGTATCCGCAAAATGAACTTATAAGATTGGTTCGTGACAACAAAACAGGTGAGATTAAATTCGACTGTGATAAAAAATTATTCGGACGTGGTGCTTATATTTGCAAGAATATAGACTGTATTCGAAATGCGGAGAAAAAAAGAGGGATTGAGCGTCATTTTAAATGTGCCGTCCCAAAGGAACTATATAAAGCGGCGGAGGAATTGATTTGA
- a CDS encoding L7Ae/L30e/S12e/Gadd45 family ribosomal protein — MNNKFLGMLGLAKRAGKVQTGEDICSKAVKSGVSKLIIVACDASDNTKKSITDSCKFYKTKFVEAGSKAELGKFTGADSRAVVSVNDDNFAKAILDRLND; from the coding sequence TTGAACAACAAATTTTTAGGTATGCTCGGCTTGGCAAAAAGAGCCGGTAAGGTGCAGACAGGTGAAGATATATGTTCAAAAGCCGTTAAAAGCGGTGTTTCAAAGCTTATTATAGTAGCGTGTGACGCATCTGATAATACAAAAAAATCAATAACCGATTCATGCAAATTTTATAAAACGAAATTTGTTGAGGCGGGAAGTAAGGCGGAGCTTGGCAAGTTTACAGGAGCAGACAGCCGTGCGGTAGTTTCCGTAAATGACGACAATTTTGCGAAAGCAATTTTAGATAGATTAAACGACTAA
- the infB gene encoding translation initiation factor IF-2 — translation MADKIKLGEISKNLKITNKDIIAKLAEFGVELKSSASVVDEETIGLIFDIYTEMNQVSDEEIREMREAALKKASEDGNDEEKPAKKPAKKTEEKAEKPAKKEEKKAEEKPVKEVKKTEEKAEVKAEVKTETKAEKKEEKQKQEKHKKVAKKQSGQRIDLSNIDHTNTEEEYVVKTEEKKRYVDTRQSTVELDTIESRERIEDMVPDNIKMDKKGGKAKNKKGGKNRREKEKNQQPKKEIKAKVITEVEIPETITVGEFASKMGKTSAEVVKKLMMLGVMASQNQAIDFETAQLIGDDFGIEVKQEVVLTKEDMLMIETEEEDKPEDLVPRPPVVVVMGHVDHGKTSLLDAIRDTSVTDTEAGGITQHIGAYSVKLNDRLITFLDTPGHEAFTTMRARGAQVTDVAILVVAADDGIMPQTIEAINHAKAAGVTIVVAINKIDKDGANPERVKQMLVEYDLVPEEWGGDTVCVEISAKKRINIDGLLEMVLLVADMQELKANPNRDAQGTVIEAEIDKGRGPVATVLVQNGTLKVGDFVIAGTAVGRVRAMVNDKGRRVKTAPPSTPVEILGLSEAPSGGDTFMVVENEKLARDVAEQRKQELQENKFNQVVKVSLDNLFSQIDEGNMKELDVIIKADVQGSVEAVKQSLEKLSNDEVRVRAIHGGVGAINESDVMLANASNAIIVGFNVRPDAGALASAEQNEVDIRLYRVIYQAIEEIEAAMKGMLDPEFKEVVIGYAEVRQTFKVSNVGTIAGCYVTQGKIQRNAEIRIVRNGIIVHEGTINSLKRFKDDAKEVAENFECGIGVENFNDIKEGDTIECFVMEEIER, via the coding sequence ATGGCAGATAAGATAAAATTAGGTGAGATTTCAAAAAATCTAAAGATTACAAATAAGGATATAATAGCTAAACTTGCGGAATTCGGAGTAGAACTAAAGAGTTCGGCAAGCGTGGTTGACGAAGAAACTATCGGTTTGATTTTCGATATTTATACGGAGATGAACCAAGTTTCAGATGAAGAAATCCGCGAAATGCGTGAGGCGGCTTTGAAGAAAGCAAGCGAAGACGGCAATGACGAAGAAAAGCCGGCGAAAAAGCCTGCAAAGAAAACTGAAGAAAAGGCTGAAAAACCTGCTAAGAAAGAAGAAAAGAAAGCAGAAGAAAAACCTGTTAAAGAAGTTAAAAAGACTGAAGAAAAAGCAGAGGTAAAAGCCGAAGTTAAGACTGAAACAAAGGCTGAAAAGAAAGAAGAAAAGCAAAAGCAAGAAAAGCATAAGAAAGTTGCAAAGAAACAGTCGGGTCAAAGAATTGACTTAAGCAATATCGACCATACCAATACGGAAGAAGAGTATGTTGTAAAGACGGAGGAAAAGAAACGTTATGTTGATACCCGTCAATCAACTGTTGAACTTGATACAATAGAATCCCGTGAACGTATTGAAGATATGGTTCCTGATAATATCAAGATGGATAAAAAGGGCGGTAAAGCTAAAAATAAAAAGGGCGGCAAAAACCGTCGTGAAAAGGAAAAGAACCAACAGCCTAAAAAGGAAATAAAGGCTAAGGTTATAACAGAGGTTGAAATCCCTGAAACAATTACAGTCGGTGAATTTGCGTCTAAGATGGGTAAGACATCGGCAGAAGTTGTTAAAAAACTTATGATGCTTGGAGTTATGGCATCACAAAACCAAGCTATCGACTTTGAAACAGCACAGCTTATCGGTGACGATTTCGGTATTGAAGTTAAACAGGAAGTTGTTCTTACAAAAGAAGATATGCTTATGATTGAAACCGAGGAAGAAGATAAGCCGGAAGATCTTGTTCCGCGTCCTCCTGTAGTTGTTGTAATGGGTCACGTTGACCACGGTAAGACATCACTTCTTGACGCAATCCGTGACACAAGCGTAACAGACACAGAGGCTGGCGGTATTACACAGCATATCGGTGCTTACAGCGTTAAACTAAACGACAGACTTATAACATTCCTTGATACACCGGGTCACGAAGCGTTTACAACAATGCGTGCGAGAGGTGCACAGGTAACTGACGTTGCAATACTTGTTGTTGCGGCTGATGACGGTATTATGCCACAGACAATCGAGGCTATTAACCATGCAAAAGCGGCAGGTGTTACAATCGTTGTTGCAATTAACAAGATTGATAAAGACGGTGCTAACCCTGAAAGAGTTAAGCAAATGCTTGTCGAGTACGATCTTGTACCTGAAGAATGGGGCGGAGATACTGTCTGCGTTGAAATTTCGGCTAAAAAGAGAATTAACATTGACGGACTTTTGGAAATGGTACTTCTTGTTGCAGATATGCAGGAGCTAAAGGCTAACCCTAACAGAGATGCGCAAGGTACTGTAATCGAGGCTGAAATCGATAAGGGCAGAGGTCCTGTTGCGACTGTTCTTGTACAGAACGGTACACTTAAAGTCGGTGATTTTGTAATTGCCGGAACAGCTGTCGGCAGAGTTCGTGCGATGGTAAACGATAAGGGCAGACGTGTTAAGACTGCACCGCCGTCAACACCGGTTGAAATTCTTGGCTTGTCGGAGGCACCGTCGGGTGGCGACACATTTATGGTCGTTGAAAACGAAAAACTTGCACGTGACGTTGCTGAACAGAGAAAACAGGAACTTCAAGAAAATAAATTTAATCAAGTTGTTAAAGTATCACTTGATAACTTGTTCAGCCAGATTGACGAGGGTAACATGAAAGAGCTTGACGTTATCATCAAGGCTGACGTACAAGGTAGCGTTGAGGCTGTTAAACAGTCACTTGAAAAATTGTCTAACGATGAAGTCAGAGTAAGAGCAATTCACGGCGGTGTAGGTGCGATTAACGAATCTGACGTAATGCTTGCAAATGCGTCAAATGCTATCATTGTCGGCTTTAACGTAAGACCTGACGCAGGTGCACTTGCGTCGGCTGAACAGAATGAAGTTGATATAAGACTTTACAGAGTTATTTATCAGGCAATCGAAGAAATTGAGGCTGCTATGAAGGGTATGCTTGACCCTGAATTTAAGGAAGTCGTTATCGGTTATGCGGAAGTACGTCAGACATTCAAGGTGTCAAACGTGGGTACTATCGCAGGTTGTTATGTAACACAAGGCAAAATTCAGCGTAATGCTGAAATTCGTATCGTTCGTAACGGTATCATAGTTCACGAGGGTACTATAAATTCTCTAAAGAGATTTAAAGATGACGCAAAAGAAGTTGCGGAAAACTTTGAATGTGGTATTGGTGTTGAAAACTTCAACGATATTAAAGAGGGCGATACTATCGAATGTTTTGTTATGGAAGAAATAGAAAGATAG
- the rbfA gene encoding 30S ribosome-binding factor RbfA yields MARIDKINEEVKRELANIIRELKDTRIPLMTSVVTVNVTNDLRYAKAYISVMGDEETKKKAMQGLKSAAGFIRRELGKRIDLRYTPEFVFELDDSIEHGANIERLLNNINKK; encoded by the coding sequence ATGGCAAGAATTGACAAAATCAATGAAGAAGTTAAGCGTGAACTTGCAAATATAATTCGTGAATTAAAAGATACGCGTATTCCGCTTATGACGAGCGTTGTTACTGTAAATGTGACAAACGATTTGAGATATGCAAAGGCATATATTTCCGTTATGGGCGATGAAGAAACGAAGAAAAAAGCTATGCAGGGCTTAAAGAGTGCCGCCGGCTTTATAAGACGTGAATTGGGTAAACGAATTGATTTAAGATATACGCCGGAATTTGTGTTTGAACTTGATGATTCAATCGAGCATGGTGCAAATATCGAAAGACTTCTTAATAATATAAACAAGAAATAA